A single region of the Rhizobium grahamii genome encodes:
- a CDS encoding D-ribose ABC transporter substrate-binding protein produces the protein MFKRGMRILLAAAAVAPILVSTAWAAGQMTIIVNDPSNPYWLTEGNVAKATAEKLGYTASVSAHKGDTNTESNLIDTAITNKSVAIILDPANADGSVGAVKKAVAAGIPVILVNAEINQEGLAKAQLVSNNAQGAAIGAQQWVEAVGDKGKYAELFGAPSDNNAATRSNGYETVLTQYPDLQKAAKEVANWDRTQGHNKMQSMLQANPDIIGVISGNDEMALGAIAALKEAGKLANVKVGGFDGSPDAVAAIKAGELQYTVLQPVAIFSEEAVKQADNVIKNGSTGAKSEKQLFDCLLITKDNVDKYTGPFVLSQ, from the coding sequence ATGTTTAAGAGAGGCATGCGCATTCTTCTGGCCGCCGCTGCAGTGGCACCGATCCTCGTCAGCACCGCTTGGGCAGCGGGCCAGATGACGATCATCGTCAACGATCCGTCCAACCCCTACTGGCTGACGGAAGGCAATGTCGCCAAGGCGACCGCGGAAAAGCTCGGCTACACCGCGTCGGTCAGCGCTCACAAGGGCGACACCAACACCGAAAGCAATCTGATCGACACGGCAATCACCAACAAGTCGGTTGCGATCATTCTCGATCCCGCCAACGCTGACGGTTCGGTCGGCGCGGTGAAGAAGGCGGTCGCTGCGGGTATTCCGGTCATTCTCGTCAACGCCGAGATTAACCAGGAAGGACTAGCCAAGGCACAGCTCGTTTCCAACAACGCGCAGGGTGCCGCGATCGGCGCGCAGCAGTGGGTCGAAGCCGTTGGCGACAAGGGCAAGTACGCAGAACTGTTCGGCGCACCATCCGACAACAATGCAGCTACTCGCTCCAACGGCTACGAGACCGTTCTGACGCAGTATCCGGACCTGCAGAAGGCAGCAAAGGAAGTGGCTAACTGGGATCGTACCCAGGGTCACAACAAGATGCAGTCGATGCTGCAGGCAAATCCTGACATCATCGGCGTGATCTCCGGCAATGACGAAATGGCGCTTGGCGCGATCGCAGCGCTCAAGGAAGCCGGCAAGCTCGCTAACGTCAAGGTTGGCGGCTTCGACGGTTCGCCGGATGCTGTTGCCGCTATCAAGGCAGGCGAATTGCAGTACACGGTGCTTCAGCCGGTCGCCATCTTCTCGGAAGAAGCTGTGAAGCAGGCTGATAACGTCATCAAGAATGGCAGCACGGGCGCCAAGAGCGAGAAGCAGCTGTTCGATTGCCTGCTGATCACCAAGGACAATGTCGACAAGTATACCGGTCCCTTTGTTCTCTCGCAGTAA
- a CDS encoding DeoR/GlpR family DNA-binding transcription regulator, protein MTQKTSQGENLLDELTSDSRQTRQIARRRMIAEAVMSEGSMRIEDLTDRFGISLMTAHRDVDELVSRGLFRKTRGIVTAAATNLIESSDVYRANRQAAEKKLIAEAAMQFVEPGQAIFFDDSTTVLQMVPHLPAKVPITAITNSLTLMNALTGMHDVTLIGLGGQYYNWCNAFMGRMTINEIKALRADIALISMSAISDGTVLHQSPETIDTKRAMFDCSVKRILLADHTKFERRALHSFAALEDFDVVIVDDKISPVHIDRMRSRDINVVIARPSGARS, encoded by the coding sequence GTGACACAGAAGACAAGCCAAGGCGAAAACCTGTTGGACGAACTGACGAGCGACAGTCGGCAGACGCGCCAGATTGCGCGCCGCCGGATGATCGCAGAGGCGGTCATGAGTGAAGGCTCCATGCGGATCGAAGATCTGACGGATCGCTTCGGCATCAGCCTGATGACTGCGCATCGCGACGTGGACGAACTGGTCAGCCGTGGCCTGTTCCGGAAAACCCGCGGTATTGTCACCGCCGCCGCAACCAATCTCATCGAATCCAGCGATGTCTATCGAGCGAACCGTCAGGCCGCCGAGAAGAAACTGATCGCAGAAGCTGCCATGCAGTTCGTGGAGCCGGGCCAGGCGATCTTTTTCGACGACTCTACCACGGTTCTGCAGATGGTGCCGCATCTGCCTGCCAAGGTGCCGATTACCGCAATCACCAATTCCCTGACGCTGATGAACGCCTTGACCGGCATGCATGACGTAACGCTGATCGGTCTCGGAGGGCAATACTACAACTGGTGCAACGCATTCATGGGCCGCATGACGATCAACGAGATCAAGGCGCTCAGGGCCGATATCGCGTTGATCTCGATGTCGGCGATCAGCGACGGCACGGTGCTGCATCAGTCACCTGAAACCATCGACACGAAGCGAGCGATGTTCGATTGCTCGGTCAAGCGCATCCTGCTTGCCGATCACACCAAGTTCGAACGGCGAGCGCTTCACAGTTTTGCCGCGCTGGAGGACTTCGACGTCGTCATCGTCGACGACAAGATATCTCCAGTTCACATCGACCGGATGCGGTCGAGAGACATTAATGTTGTCATTGCTAGACCGAGTGGCGCGCGTTCATGA
- a CDS encoding FGGY-family carbohydrate kinase: MAENDQIIIGIDAGTSVIKAVAFDLSGAQIAISSVRNAYSTGNDGSATQSLSQTWRDCVSALRGLSAKVHGLASRTAAISVTGQGDGTWLVGAGNEPISDAWLWLDARAASTVTALADQPQNRARFEATGTGLNTCQQGAQLAHMDRYFPELVSRAEVALHCKDWLYLNLTGVRATDPSEASFTFGNFRTRSYDPVVIDALGLTRRRGLLPEIIEGTEVSHALTQEAADACGLLAGTRVCLGYVDMVMTALGAGVRDGGRNAACSTIGSTGVHLRAKSVGDVHLNAEGTGYVIALPIPGIVTQVQTNMGSTINIDWLLEIAGSLMAEAGKPVSHAELVSRVDDWFAKSQPGGVVYHPYISEAGERGPFVNANARAGFSGLSVRHGFPDLLRSVIEGLGLATRDCYAAMGDKPDELRITGGATRSVALRRSLSAAVNAPIRLSRREETGAAGAAMMAAVAIGAYPSMDECIASWVTPLLGDVEVPDAQEALRFDQLYGAYTDIRRAMPPVWDRLASPAVTSPSSNEPKS; the protein is encoded by the coding sequence ATGGCTGAAAACGATCAGATCATTATTGGAATCGATGCGGGAACCTCGGTCATCAAGGCGGTCGCCTTTGATCTGTCCGGCGCGCAGATTGCCATCTCGTCGGTCCGCAACGCCTATTCAACCGGGAACGATGGCTCAGCCACGCAGTCGCTGAGCCAGACGTGGCGCGACTGCGTCAGCGCGTTGCGGGGTCTCAGCGCAAAAGTCCACGGTCTCGCATCGCGCACAGCCGCGATTTCCGTCACCGGTCAAGGCGATGGAACATGGCTTGTCGGCGCCGGCAACGAGCCGATCTCCGACGCCTGGCTATGGCTTGACGCTCGTGCGGCCTCGACGGTTACAGCGCTCGCCGACCAGCCTCAAAATCGTGCCCGTTTCGAAGCCACCGGCACCGGCCTGAATACCTGCCAGCAGGGCGCCCAGCTCGCGCACATGGACCGTTACTTTCCCGAACTGGTCAGTCGCGCGGAAGTGGCTCTGCACTGCAAGGACTGGCTCTACCTCAATCTGACCGGCGTGCGCGCCACGGATCCATCCGAAGCAAGTTTCACCTTCGGGAATTTTCGGACGCGCAGCTATGATCCCGTCGTGATCGATGCGCTCGGCCTCACCCGCAGGCGCGGCCTTCTGCCCGAAATCATCGAGGGCACGGAAGTCAGCCATGCGCTGACGCAGGAAGCGGCCGATGCCTGTGGCCTTCTCGCCGGCACGCGGGTCTGCCTCGGCTATGTCGACATGGTGATGACGGCACTCGGCGCGGGCGTGCGTGACGGCGGGCGCAACGCTGCCTGTTCGACGATCGGATCGACGGGCGTGCATCTGCGCGCAAAATCCGTCGGCGACGTACACCTGAATGCCGAGGGAACCGGCTATGTCATTGCGCTGCCGATCCCTGGAATCGTTACCCAGGTGCAGACCAATATGGGGTCGACGATAAACATCGACTGGCTGCTTGAGATCGCCGGCTCGCTGATGGCGGAAGCGGGCAAGCCCGTCTCTCACGCCGAACTCGTTTCGAGGGTCGATGACTGGTTTGCAAAGAGCCAGCCTGGAGGTGTGGTTTACCACCCCTACATCTCGGAGGCCGGAGAACGTGGCCCGTTCGTCAACGCCAACGCGCGCGCCGGCTTTAGCGGCCTCTCGGTCCGCCACGGCTTTCCCGACCTGTTGCGCAGCGTCATCGAAGGCCTGGGGCTTGCAACGCGCGACTGCTACGCCGCGATGGGCGATAAACCCGACGAACTTCGGATCACGGGCGGCGCGACCCGCTCGGTGGCTCTGCGGCGTTCTCTTTCTGCCGCTGTCAACGCGCCCATCCGTCTGTCGCGCCGCGAAGAAACCGGCGCCGCCGGCGCTGCGATGATGGCTGCCGTTGCAATCGGTGCCTATCCGAGCATGGACGAGTGCATCGCAAGCTGGGTTACGCCGTTGCTCGGCGATGTTGAAGTTCCAGACGCCCAGGAGGCCCTTCGCTTCGATCAGCTCTATGGCGCCTACACCGATATCCGCCGCGCGATGCCACCGGTTTGGGACAGACTCGCGTCGCCCGCAGTGACATCGCCTTCCAGCAACGAACCCAAGTCTTGA
- a CDS encoding ABC transporter permease: MSVTNVTEKKSVSNGQKRNNNIVRLILEGRAFFALIVIIAVFSFLSPYYFSLSNFLIMASHVAIFGILAIGMLLVILNGGIDLSVGSTLGLAGCIAGFLMQGVTLNAFGVILYPPVWAVVIITCALGALVGAVNGVLIAYLKVPAFVASLGVLYVARGIALLMTNGLTYNNLGGRPELGNTGFDWLGFNRLAGVPIGVIVLAVLAIVCGIVLSKTAFGRWLYASGGNERAADLSGVPVKRVKITVYVLSGICAAIAGLVLSSQLTSAGPTAGTTYELTAIAAVVIGGAALTGGRGTVRGTMLGAFVIGFLSDGLVIIGVSAYWQTVFTGAVIVLAVLMNSIQYGRRVKTS; encoded by the coding sequence ATGTCAGTCACGAACGTCACAGAGAAAAAATCAGTATCCAACGGCCAGAAGCGCAACAACAATATCGTGCGCCTGATCCTGGAAGGACGAGCCTTCTTCGCGCTGATCGTCATCATCGCGGTATTCTCGTTCCTGTCGCCTTATTACTTCTCGCTCAGCAACTTCCTGATCATGGCGTCGCACGTCGCGATCTTCGGCATTCTCGCCATTGGCATGCTGCTGGTCATTCTCAATGGCGGCATTGACCTCTCCGTTGGATCGACGCTCGGCCTTGCCGGCTGCATCGCGGGCTTCCTGATGCAGGGCGTCACGCTCAATGCCTTCGGTGTCATCCTCTATCCGCCGGTCTGGGCCGTTGTCATTATCACCTGCGCTCTCGGTGCGCTCGTCGGCGCCGTGAATGGCGTGCTGATCGCCTACCTCAAGGTGCCGGCCTTCGTTGCCTCGCTCGGCGTGCTCTATGTCGCACGCGGCATTGCCCTCCTGATGACCAATGGTTTGACCTACAACAATCTCGGCGGCCGCCCGGAGTTGGGCAACACCGGCTTCGATTGGCTGGGCTTCAATCGACTGGCTGGTGTTCCGATCGGCGTCATCGTGCTTGCTGTCCTGGCAATCGTCTGCGGCATCGTCCTGAGCAAGACCGCGTTCGGTCGCTGGCTATACGCCTCGGGCGGTAACGAGCGCGCCGCTGATCTTTCGGGTGTTCCCGTCAAGCGCGTCAAGATCACAGTCTATGTCCTATCGGGCATCTGCGCAGCAATCGCCGGCCTGGTCCTGTCGTCACAGCTGACCTCCGCTGGTCCGACGGCCGGTACGACCTACGAACTTACGGCCATTGCTGCCGTCGTCATCGGCGGGGCAGCACTGACCGGCGGTCGCGGTACGGTTCGCGGGACAATGCTCGGCGCGTTCGTCATCGGCTTCCTCTCCGACGGTCTCGTGATCATCGGCGTGTCGGCCTACTGGCAGACGGTATTTACGGGCGCGGTCATTGTTCTCGCCGTCCTGATGAACAGCATTCAATACGGCCGCCGGGTCAAGACGTCCTGA
- a CDS encoding DUF2291 family protein — MSTQTETSATRATRSNLKPILGAALAIIVVGAIAIDTTVVRIGSGDDVRQQAFSPESYGAEQFPKIQAAVQQKAVAATELANAIAADKKAAGEKYGVATTTGPVLPVTLNGVFGERKSNYNELKVDGLPADVTVRVQTGPAVNGTDLRDATGTIEFGQFTNQIQFQDAGSAINNEMKKSVLANLDPATLTGKTASVVGVFKLVNPKNWLVTPVKVEVK, encoded by the coding sequence ATGAGCACGCAAACCGAAACTTCCGCCACTCGCGCAACACGCAGCAATCTCAAGCCGATCCTCGGCGCCGCGCTCGCAATCATTGTCGTTGGCGCTATCGCGATTGATACCACGGTGGTTCGGATCGGCTCCGGGGACGATGTCCGGCAGCAGGCGTTTTCGCCCGAATCCTATGGCGCAGAGCAGTTTCCGAAGATCCAGGCTGCGGTGCAGCAAAAGGCGGTCGCGGCGACCGAACTCGCAAACGCGATTGCTGCCGACAAGAAGGCGGCGGGTGAGAAGTATGGCGTGGCGACGACCACCGGGCCCGTCCTTCCCGTCACACTCAACGGCGTCTTCGGCGAGAGGAAGTCCAATTACAACGAACTCAAGGTCGACGGATTGCCGGCGGATGTAACCGTCCGCGTTCAGACTGGCCCAGCCGTGAATGGTACGGACCTGCGTGATGCGACCGGGACGATCGAGTTCGGCCAGTTTACCAACCAGATCCAGTTTCAGGATGCCGGCTCGGCCATCAACAACGAGATGAAGAAATCCGTTCTGGCCAATCTGGATCCGGCGACACTGACAGGCAAGACGGCCTCGGTGGTCGGCGTTTTCAAGCTCGTGAATCCGAAGAACTGGCTCGTGACGCCGGTGAAGGTTGAAGTGAAATGA
- a CDS encoding FGGY-family carbohydrate kinase, which produces MPSLLGIDSGLTVTKAVIFDIDGTPIAVARRKVTQFMPKARHVERDMVELWNATADAIREAIALSGRPASDIQAIGATAHGDGIYLLDGKHRPLGRGILSLDSRAGAIVEAWNESDVAECSIELTGQVPHVSAPSALLAWIRKMEPERYGRIGHLMSCKDWLRFCLTGVAGTDRTEASTSFTDVRTQEYTGDALRMFGLSDLDHALPPAARSDEVIGAVSRDAASLTGLVEGTPVVAGLHDVTASALGAGGYAEGVVAVIAGTYSINETLSSEPRVDRRWFCRNGITPGTWNNMSISPASSANYEWFLDRLCAAEQTTAASIHALLGPEIEAALSRPSTALFHPYLFGSPYGSSASAGFFGLGGWHDRGDLLRAVLEGIAFNHRIHVDALKDGFSFSQVRLAGGVSRNPSVVQIFADVLGMPVTTSQTDEAAAWGAALCAGRGVGIFADLQSDQGTAAATQVYHPDPARRAQYEKRFEVFREIAEAMKPLWPKIADLASSPEH; this is translated from the coding sequence ATGCCGAGTCTGCTTGGGATCGATAGCGGCCTGACCGTTACCAAGGCCGTCATCTTCGACATCGACGGAACGCCAATTGCCGTCGCGCGCCGCAAGGTCACGCAATTCATGCCGAAAGCGCGTCATGTCGAACGCGATATGGTCGAACTCTGGAACGCCACAGCTGACGCGATCCGGGAAGCGATCGCCCTCAGCGGTCGACCGGCTTCCGATATTCAGGCAATCGGCGCCACGGCGCATGGCGACGGCATCTATCTTCTTGATGGAAAGCACCGACCCCTTGGGCGCGGGATACTATCATTGGACAGCCGCGCCGGCGCTATTGTCGAAGCGTGGAACGAGAGCGATGTCGCGGAGTGTTCGATAGAGCTTACCGGTCAGGTTCCCCACGTGTCGGCGCCATCGGCGCTTCTTGCCTGGATCAGGAAGATGGAACCGGAGCGTTATGGCCGGATCGGTCACCTGATGAGCTGCAAGGACTGGCTGCGTTTCTGCCTGACGGGAGTTGCGGGGACGGATCGAACCGAGGCCAGCACCTCATTCACGGATGTCCGGACCCAGGAATATACCGGGGATGCACTGCGTATGTTTGGGCTTTCCGATCTTGACCACGCTTTGCCGCCGGCGGCTCGCTCGGACGAAGTCATCGGTGCTGTCAGCAGAGACGCGGCTTCATTGACCGGCCTTGTCGAAGGTACGCCTGTCGTTGCCGGACTGCACGATGTGACCGCGTCCGCATTGGGAGCAGGCGGCTATGCGGAGGGCGTTGTAGCCGTCATCGCCGGCACCTATTCGATTAACGAAACCTTGTCCTCAGAACCGCGCGTCGATCGCCGATGGTTCTGCCGCAACGGCATCACGCCCGGCACCTGGAACAACATGTCGATCTCGCCGGCATCGAGCGCAAACTACGAATGGTTCCTGGATCGCCTGTGTGCCGCCGAACAGACGACCGCTGCCTCGATCCATGCTTTGCTCGGACCGGAAATCGAGGCGGCGCTTTCCCGCCCGTCGACGGCGCTTTTCCATCCCTATCTGTTCGGCTCGCCTTACGGTTCTTCCGCCAGCGCCGGCTTCTTCGGCCTCGGCGGCTGGCATGATCGCGGAGATTTGCTGCGCGCCGTGCTTGAGGGTATCGCGTTCAATCACCGCATTCATGTAGACGCGCTCAAGGACGGCTTCAGCTTTTCGCAGGTCAGGCTGGCCGGCGGTGTTTCCCGCAACCCGTCCGTCGTCCAGATCTTTGCTGATGTGCTTGGAATGCCGGTAACGACGTCCCAGACCGATGAGGCCGCCGCCTGGGGCGCAGCGCTTTGCGCCGGTCGTGGCGTCGGGATCTTTGCCGACCTCCAGAGCGACCAGGGCACTGCGGCGGCGACGCAGGTTTATCACCCCGATCCAGCCCGCAGGGCGCAGTACGAGAAGCGCTTTGAGGTTTTCCGCGAGATTGCAGAGGCGATGAAGCCGCTGTGGCCGAAAATCGCCGATCTCGCATCCTCGCCCGAACATTGA
- a CDS encoding GntR family transcriptional regulator → MTAKRLETNGIAGVDKRDKQLTHKRGFGVSTVYETLRNEIIELKLAPGSAIDEQQLSDRFALSRTPIREALVRLAAEGLIMTLTNRATIVSNIDFLRLPEFFDALTLMYRVTTRLAAANHMPDDIEKIRLLQKAFEAAVDRRDVLGMISTNRDFHVAIAQAGRNRYYVELFTRLLDEGRRILRLYYSSFNDVLPRQYVSEHEDMIRAIINRDLLQADALAAAHADQIVSQIRSYISTDSRQSSDLSL, encoded by the coding sequence ATGACGGCAAAACGACTTGAAACGAACGGGATTGCTGGCGTGGACAAGAGAGACAAGCAACTGACGCATAAGCGGGGGTTTGGCGTTTCGACCGTCTATGAGACGCTGCGAAACGAGATCATCGAACTCAAGCTGGCGCCGGGCAGCGCCATCGATGAACAGCAGCTGTCGGATCGGTTTGCCCTGTCGCGCACACCCATTCGCGAAGCGCTCGTTCGCCTTGCGGCCGAGGGGTTGATCATGACCCTGACCAACCGCGCGACGATCGTATCCAATATCGACTTTCTCCGGCTGCCAGAGTTTTTTGATGCATTGACCCTGATGTACCGGGTGACCACAAGGCTGGCGGCTGCCAACCATATGCCTGATGACATCGAAAAGATCCGCTTGCTACAGAAGGCCTTCGAAGCGGCGGTTGATCGGCGCGATGTGCTGGGGATGATTTCGACCAACCGTGACTTCCACGTTGCGATCGCCCAAGCCGGGCGGAACCGCTACTACGTGGAATTGTTCACCCGCCTGCTCGACGAGGGGCGCCGCATTCTTCGCCTCTATTACTCGTCATTCAATGACGTCCTGCCCCGGCAGTATGTCAGTGAACACGAGGATATGATCCGGGCAATCATCAACCGCGACTTGTTGCAGGCCGATGCCCTGGCGGCCGCGCATGCGGACCAGATCGTCAGTCAGATTCGTTCCTACATCAGCACGGACTCGCGTCAGAGCAGCGATCTCAGCCTCTAA
- a CDS encoding glycerol-3-phosphate dehydrogenase/oxidase: MTMTADMKQRLSTIEDGETDVLIIGAGINGAGLFRDLSAQGINCVIVDKADFGSGTSAAPSRLIHGGLKYLETGEFGLVSQSTLERNLLLKNAPHCVEALPTFIPVFSWTRGIWAALRTLFGSKTAPRSRGAVLIKIGLALYDFFGSRDCTMPRHRFILKGRARREMPHVTSAIVAGGIYYDAKISRPERLVYELISDGLQTNQRSFATNFSTLISSDGRIVIFKQADGSEFSVSPKIVVNAAGPWIDNVNEALGAPSRLIGGTKGSHILLDHPELVRSLNGHMIYFEADDGRICLVYSYLGLALVGSTDIPSNDPDGVRCEEPELQYFLDSLRSLLPTLRFDRDQIVYSYSGIRPLPASDSTAPGLISRDHSAPVNEPAGDRLFPIISLVGGKWTTFRGFAEEIADTVLSRLGRSRAVSTRYLAIGGGREFPVDSKQRQGWVDKTARATATDPARVDELLGRYGTTAAAIVKFESRYSDAERLEGAPDYSRKEIDWIARQELVVHLSDIVLRRTTLAIEGRLTMKALRAIADVAHQALGWDADRTATEIADVVTVLRDFHGQALTDDAASKRGSTAYPAAS; this comes from the coding sequence ATGACGATGACTGCCGACATGAAACAACGCCTTTCGACAATCGAAGATGGTGAGACTGACGTCCTCATCATAGGGGCAGGTATCAACGGCGCCGGGCTGTTTCGGGATTTGTCGGCGCAGGGCATCAATTGCGTTATCGTCGACAAGGCCGACTTCGGCTCCGGCACCAGCGCCGCACCTTCTCGTCTTATTCATGGTGGCTTGAAATATCTGGAGACAGGGGAGTTCGGCCTTGTCTCGCAGTCGACGCTCGAGCGGAATCTTTTGCTCAAGAACGCGCCGCATTGCGTCGAAGCTTTGCCGACGTTCATTCCGGTATTTTCATGGACGCGCGGCATATGGGCCGCGTTGCGCACGCTGTTCGGCTCGAAGACCGCGCCGAGAAGCCGCGGCGCCGTGCTCATCAAGATTGGTCTTGCGCTTTATGATTTCTTCGGTTCTCGGGATTGCACGATGCCGCGCCATCGGTTCATCCTGAAGGGTCGTGCCCGCCGGGAGATGCCGCACGTGACGTCGGCGATCGTTGCCGGAGGAATTTATTACGACGCCAAGATCAGCCGTCCCGAGCGTCTTGTCTACGAGCTTATCAGCGATGGACTTCAGACCAACCAGCGAAGCTTCGCCACCAATTTCTCGACGCTGATCTCCAGCGACGGTCGGATAGTGATTTTCAAGCAGGCGGATGGATCCGAATTTTCCGTGTCTCCGAAAATCGTTGTCAACGCGGCAGGGCCATGGATCGACAATGTCAACGAGGCGCTTGGCGCTCCATCCCGCTTGATCGGCGGTACGAAGGGATCGCATATCCTGCTCGATCATCCCGAGCTCGTCCGCAGCCTCAATGGCCACATGATCTATTTCGAGGCCGACGACGGGCGCATCTGCCTCGTCTACAGCTATCTCGGCCTCGCGCTGGTGGGATCGACCGACATTCCATCGAACGATCCCGACGGTGTGCGATGCGAGGAGCCCGAGCTACAGTACTTCCTTGATAGTCTGCGTTCGCTCCTGCCGACCCTTCGCTTCGATCGCGATCAAATCGTCTATAGCTATAGTGGCATCCGGCCTCTTCCGGCCTCCGATTCGACGGCGCCAGGGCTGATCAGCCGCGATCATTCGGCCCCAGTCAATGAACCTGCGGGTGACCGGCTATTCCCGATCATTTCGCTGGTGGGCGGCAAGTGGACGACGTTCCGCGGCTTCGCCGAAGAGATCGCCGATACGGTTCTCTCGCGTCTCGGCCGGTCGCGTGCGGTATCCACCCGCTATCTCGCGATCGGCGGCGGGCGTGAGTTTCCGGTGGATTCCAAGCAGCGGCAGGGTTGGGTCGACAAGACAGCAAGGGCAACAGCGACCGATCCAGCGCGGGTCGACGAACTTCTCGGTCGCTATGGCACCACTGCTGCAGCGATCGTGAAGTTTGAATCTCGCTATAGCGACGCGGAGCGTTTGGAGGGTGCGCCGGATTACAGTCGCAAGGAGATCGACTGGATCGCGAGGCAGGAGCTGGTCGTGCATCTCTCCGACATTGTCTTGCGGCGTACCACGCTTGCGATCGAGGGACGCCTTACAATGAAAGCCCTGCGCGCGATAGCCGACGTTGCACACCAGGCGCTTGGCTGGGACGCGGATCGGACTGCAACCGAGATCGCCGACGTCGTTACGGTGCTGCGCGATTTTCATGGCCAGGCGCTGACCGACGATGCCGCGTCCAAAAGGGGATCCACTGCTTACCCGGCAGCCAGTTAG
- a CDS encoding sugar ABC transporter ATP-binding protein gives MSQPSQIPQAQGEVVLAARNIAKSYGSVHALKGVNFDIHKGQVTTLFGENGAGKSTLMKILSGVVQPSSGEIILDGQPISFASSTHARENGISIIHQELSLAPNLSVRDNIFMGREIITGGVVDFAEEERQTRALMQELEEDIDPLTPVEDLRLGQQQIVEIARALSVNSRILIMDEPTSALSAAEVEVLFKVIHDLKSRGVSIVYISHHLEEALQITNHAVVLRDGNMTAYAERKDIDLEWIVRNMVGDNFDLGNPPDGYDFGNVALSIDNLTVPGPSGAAYNAVDRLSLNVRAGEVVCIYGLMGAGRTELLECVAGRLHARGGHILLDGQDVRHLSIADRIASGLVLVPEDRQRDGLVQTMTVGSNLSLASIRTFTKGLFTSSRRERELVGASIRKVHVKTDGGDAAIGSLSGGNQQKVVIGKMLATEPKVILLDEPSRGIDIGAKAEVFKLLAERAKQGLAVIYSTSEVNECLSIAHRIIVMRRGKISAEFGSDVTKEKIMAASGEAVVAH, from the coding sequence ATGAGCCAGCCGTCACAAATACCTCAGGCGCAGGGCGAAGTCGTCCTTGCTGCTCGCAACATCGCGAAGTCCTACGGCAGCGTCCACGCTCTGAAGGGTGTCAATTTCGACATTCATAAAGGCCAGGTGACGACCTTGTTCGGCGAAAACGGCGCCGGCAAGTCTACGCTCATGAAGATCCTTTCTGGCGTTGTTCAGCCGAGCTCGGGAGAAATCATTCTTGACGGCCAGCCGATCAGCTTCGCGTCGTCTACGCATGCTCGCGAGAATGGAATTTCGATCATTCACCAGGAGCTCAGCCTCGCACCCAACTTGAGTGTGCGCGACAACATCTTCATGGGCCGTGAGATCATCACCGGCGGGGTGGTCGACTTCGCAGAAGAGGAGCGCCAGACGCGCGCCTTGATGCAAGAGCTCGAAGAAGACATCGACCCATTGACGCCCGTTGAAGATCTTCGCCTGGGACAACAGCAGATCGTTGAGATCGCCCGTGCGCTGTCGGTAAACTCGCGCATTCTCATCATGGATGAGCCGACTTCGGCATTGAGCGCCGCCGAAGTGGAAGTTCTCTTCAAGGTCATCCACGATCTGAAGAGCCGCGGCGTCTCGATCGTCTATATCTCGCACCACCTCGAGGAAGCGCTTCAGATCACCAATCATGCCGTTGTCCTGCGCGACGGCAACATGACCGCCTACGCCGAGCGCAAGGACATCGATCTCGAATGGATCGTGCGCAACATGGTCGGCGACAATTTCGACCTCGGCAATCCGCCCGACGGATACGACTTCGGCAATGTCGCGCTCTCGATCGACAATCTGACCGTCCCCGGCCCATCGGGCGCCGCCTACAATGCGGTCGATCGGCTTTCGCTCAATGTGCGAGCCGGCGAGGTGGTGTGCATCTATGGTCTGATGGGAGCCGGCCGCACCGAACTGCTCGAATGCGTTGCCGGACGGCTGCACGCCCGCGGTGGCCATATTCTGCTCGACGGCCAGGATGTCAGACATTTGAGCATCGCAGACCGGATCGCCAGCGGCCTGGTGCTGGTTCCCGAAGATCGTCAGCGTGACGGCCTGGTCCAGACGATGACGGTCGGGTCCAACCTGTCACTTGCCAGCATTCGAACCTTCACGAAGGGTCTATTCACCTCCAGCCGGCGTGAACGTGAACTTGTCGGAGCCTCGATCCGCAAGGTGCATGTGAAGACGGATGGCGGCGATGCCGCGATCGGCTCGCTCTCTGGCGGCAACCAACAGAAGGTCGTCATCGGCAAGATGCTTGCGACCGAACCCAAGGTCATTCTGCTGGACGAGCCTAGCCGCGGTATCGACATCGGCGCCAAGGCTGAAGTCTTCAAGCTCTTGGCCGAGCGCGCCAAGCAAGGGCTTGCCGTCATCTACTCGACTTCGGAAGTCAATGAATGCCTCAGCATTGCGCATCGCATCATCGTCATGCGCCGCGGCAAGATCTCGGCCGAATTCGGTTCTGATGTCACCAAGGAAAAGATCATGGCCGCCTCGGGCGAAGCCGTGGTCGCGCACTAG